From Pempheris klunzingeri isolate RE-2024b chromosome 16, fPemKlu1.hap1, whole genome shotgun sequence, a single genomic window includes:
- the LOC139215851 gene encoding uncharacterized protein, translated as MSHHVYPPARKTESERKKRQQREMEKTHLGCRLGVNVGMQGRLVDSSFIHFVTDLNRMDFAQKYTLEPKQQVDDAPSSPISQTRLSDSPWSPELGNDQHQHLVMGAPRCYSGNLSKSKRRRIITVVQRQAANVRERKRMFSLNEAFDELRRKVPTFAYEKRLSRIDTLRLAIVYISFMTDLLEQNNQNSPL; from the exons ATGTCCCATCATGTTTATCCGCCCGCCAGGaaaacagagagcgagaggaagaagaggcagcagagggagatggagaagaCACACTTAG GCTGCCGTTTGGGAGTGAATGTAGGGATGCAAGGCCGCTTAGTGGACTCCAGCTTCATACATTTTGTGACTGATTTGAACCGGATGGACTTTGCGCAGAAGTACACTTTGGAACCGAAACAGCAGGTGGATGATGCCCCATCCAGTCCGATCAGCCAGACGCGGCTGAGCGACTCTCCCTGGAGCCCGGAGCTGGGAAACGACCAGCACCAGCATCTGGTGATGGGCGCGCCGAGGTGCTATAGCGGGAATCTCAGCAAGTCCAAACGGAGGAGGATCATCACCGTGGTCCAGCGGCAGGCGGCCAATGTGCGGGAAAGGAAGCGGATGTTTAGCCTGAATGAAGCGTTtgatgagctgaggaggaaagtGCCCACTTTCGCCTACGAGAAGAGACTGTCCCGCATCGACACGCTCCGCCTGGCCATCGTGTACATCTCCTTCATGACGGACCTGCTGGagcaaaataatcaaaatagtCCATTATGA
- the twist1a gene encoding twist-related protein 1a, translated as MREEDSTPMDSAGNSEEETDRQLPRRGARKRRATRRSADEEEEEGGMESSSPGKKKCRKSTDGGGGSAGSGISEGSSSPEPSFDDLQTQRVMANIRERQRTQSLNEAFTSLRKIIPTLPSDKLSKIQTLKLAARYIDFLCQVLQSDELDARGTSCSYVAHERLSYAFSVWRMGGSWSLSTTSH; from the coding sequence ATGCGGGAGGAGGACTCCACCCCGATGGACAGTGCGGGGAACAGCGAGGAGGAGACAGACCGTCAGCTGCCGCGGAGAGGCGCCAGGAAGCGGCGAGCGACGCGGAGGAGCgcggacgaggaggaggaggaaggaggcatGGAGAGCTCGAGCCCCGGgaagaagaaatgcagaaaGAGCACCGATGGGGGAGGCGGCAGCGCAGGGAGCGGCATCAGCGAAGGTAGCAGCAGCCCCGAGCCCTCCTTCGATGACCTACAGACGCAGCGCGTGATGGCCAACATCCGCGAGCGGCAACGGACGCAGTCCCTCAACGAGGCGTTCACGTCGTTACGTAAGATCATTCCCACTCTCCCGTCGGACAAACTCAGCAAGATCCAGACGCTGAAGCTCGCGGCCCGGTACATCGACTTCCTGTGCCAAGTTCTGCAGAGCGACGAGCTGGACGCGCGAGGAACCAGCTGCAGCTACGTGGCGCACGAGCGCCTGAGCTACGCGTTCTCGGTCTGGAGGATGGGGGGTTCGTGGTCCCTGTCTACAACCTCCCACTAA
- the snx13 gene encoding sorting nexin-13 isoform X1, which produces MGSLVSALRSSGRRGARDFILPHLCLLRDPAGTLSTWRQASLSIWGWGGLGVVLFLITFGPFAIFYLAFYIFCFIGGGFAVTLLYGKINSEKHLEKCEHSYLPPTQIGILKTLDEMRLEMKPIKIDRRLTGSSFIDEPLQQVIQFALRDYIQYWYYTLSEDESFLLEIRQTLQNALVQFSTRSKEVDWQPYFTTRLVDDFATHLRVFRKAQDRLADREDKQRDITEELVDSFFEAEVEMERKICRDVVCTSHKDEEGFLRDLCELLLYLLLPPGDFHNKNMRYFLREVLARGVLLPLINQLSDPDYINQFVIWMIQDSSCNYEAFMNILKLTDKPAELDAVKDKVLEELQYLRSLDTAGDDINVIKNQINSLLFVKKVCETRIQRLQSGKEVDALKLAANFGKLCVIPLDHILIHNIALQFFMDFMQVAGAQAELFFWLTVEGYRVTAQQQLEAMQGWQKDGKKQPSATKGLLKAAALGVYEQYLSDKASPRVQVDEVSVTKLGEKLQKDDPTPEIFDEIQRNVYDMMLRDERYYPSFKQSPLYVRMLAELDMLKEPSYRGSDDGDGESFNGSPTGSINLSLDDLSNSCHDETMHLHAFISDTGVCNDHGKTYALYAITVFRRSQDGSEECWKTYRRYSDFHDFHMRITEQFENLASILKLPGKKTFNNMDRDFLEKRKKDLNAYLQLLLNPEMVKACPTLIPYVYDFLENKAYSKGKGEFARKIDTFVNPLRSSMRNVSNAVKALPDSLAEGMTKVSDNMGRMSERLGQDIKQSILKVPPLLPKSDIDPEHCRVSAQLDDNVDDNIPLRVMLLLMDEVFDLKEKNQWLRRNIKNLLQQLIRATYGDTINRKIVDHVDYMTSPEQVADYVKKFRDSYWPNGILAETLPRRDKSIRMRTRVAAKTSLLGIMPDELKHIIGADTTRKGILRVFDMFQYQPMNRRLVYVFLEGFLETMFPQYKFPELFVKLHSRSPRIHRYSQKLKSSSLKR; this is translated from the exons ATGGGAAGCCTGGTGAGTGCACTCCGCTCCTCTGGACGTAGAGGAGCCAGAGACTTTATTTTGCCTCACCTTTGCCTGTTGCGTGACCCAGCAGGGACTCTGTCCACATGGAGACAG gccaGTCTATCCATCTGGGGATGGGGGGGTCTTGGAGTCGTGCTGTTCCTCATCACCTTTGGACCCTTTGCCATATTCTACCTGGCCTTTTATATCTTCTGCTTCATTGGAGG GGGATTTGCAGTCACTCTGCTGTATGGGAAGATCAACTCAGAGAAACACCTGGAAAAGTGCGAGCACTCTTACTTGCCACCCACCCAAATTGGTATACTGAAG ACATTGGATGAGATGAGGCTGGAGATGAAGCCTATAAAGATTGACAGGAGACTGACTGGCTCCAGTTTCATAGATGAACCACTAcaacag GTGATCCAGTTTGCTCTGAGAGACTACATCCAGTACTGGTACTACACTCTGAGCGAGGATGAATCCTTCTTACTGGAGATCAGACAGACGCTGCAGAATGCCCTCGTCCAGTTCTCTACACG GTCCAAAGAGGTGGACTGGCAGCCTTACTTCACTACTCGCCTGGTGGACGACTTTGCCACCCATTTACGTGTCTTTAGAAAAGCCCAGGATCGCCTCGCTGACAGAGAGGACAAGCAAA GGGACATAACAGAGGAGCTGGTGGACTCCTTCTTTGAGGCCGAGGTGGAGATGGAAAGGAAGATTTGTCGAGACGTCGTGTGCACTTCACACAAAGACGAGGAAG gTTTTCTTCGGGACTTGTGTGAGTTGCTTCTGTATCTGTTACTACCTCCTGGAGATTTCCACAACAAGAACATGAGATACTTCCTAAGG gagGTGCTGGCACGGGGTGTGCTGCTTCCTCTGATCAACCAGCTGAGCGACCCAGACTACATCAACCAGTTTGTCATCTGGATG aTACAGGACTCCAGCTGTAACTATGAAGCCTTCATGAACATCCTCAAGCTGACAGACAAGCCTGCTGAGCTGGACGCCGTCAAAGACAAGGTGCTCGAGGAGCTGCAGTACCTCCGCTCCCTGGACACTGCTGGAGATG aCATCAATGTGATCAAGAACCAAATTAACAGTCTTCTGTTTGTGAAGAAGGTGTGTGAGACCAGGATCCAGAGACTACAATCTGGCAAG GAGGTGGATGCTTTGAAGCTGGCAGCCAACTTTGGCAAGCTGTGTGTTATCCCACTGGATCACATCCTCATCCACAACATAGCCCTGCAATTCTTCATGG ACTTCATGCAGGTGGCCGGGGCCCAGGCCGAGCTGTTCTTCTGGCTCACGGTGGAGGGCTACAGGGTGACGGCTCAGCAGCAGTTGGAGGCCATGCAGGGCTGGCAGAAAGATGGCAAGAAGCAGCCTAGCGCCACAAAGGGGCTGTTGAAGGCTGCTGCGCTGGGGGTCTACGAGCAATACCTCTCTGACAAG GCGTCTCCCAGGGTGCAAGTGGACGAAGTGTCCGTAACGAAACTAGGGGAGAAGCTTCAGAAAGATGACCCAACACCAGAAATATTTGATGAAATCCAGAGAAAT GTGTATGACATGATGCTACGCGATGAGCGCTACTACCCCTCCTTCAAGCAGAGTCCTCTGTATGTCCGCATGCTAGCAGAGCTGGACATGTTGAAAGAGCCCAGCTACCGGGGGTCTGACGACGGTGATGGTGAATCCTTCAACGGCTCTCCCACAGGAAGCATAAACCTA TCTTTGGACGACTTGTCCAACTCCTGCCATGATGAAACTATGCACCTACATGCCTTCATCTCcgacacag GGGTTTGCAACGACCACGGTAAGACCTACGCGCTGTACGCCATCACTGTGTTCAGACGCAGTCAGGATGGCAGCGAGGAGTGCTGGAAGACGTATCGCCGCTACTCAGACTTCCACGACTTCCATATGAGGATCActgaacag TTTGAGAACCTGGCGTCGATCCTCAAGCTGCCAGGGAAAAAGACCTTCAACAACATGGACAGAGACTTcttggagaaaagaaaaaaagacctcAATGCTTACCTACAG TTGCTGCTGAACCCAGAGATGGTGAAGGCCTGTCCAACTCTGATCCCTTATGTCTATGACTTCCTAGAGAACAAGGCCTACAGCAAGGGCAAGGGAGAGTTTGCACGCAAG ATAGACACATTTGTAAATCCTCTGAGGAGCTCCATGAGAAACGTGTCCAACGCTGTGAAGGCCCTGCCAGACAGTCTGGCTGAGGGCATGACCAAGGTGTCTGATAACATGGGCCGCATGTCAGAAAGACTGGGCCAGGACATTAAACAGTCCATACTCAAG GTGCCTCCACTCCTCCCCAAGTCTGACATCGACCCTGAACACTGTCGAGTTTCTGCTCAGCTGGATGACAAC GTGGATGATAACATCCCGCTGAGggtaatgctgctgctgatggacgAGGTGTTTGACCTTAAGGAGAAAAACCAGTGGCTGCGCAGGAACATCAAgaacctgctgcagcagctcatcagGGCCACGTATGGAGACACTATCAACAG GAAAATTGTGGATCATGTGGATTACATGACCTCACCAGAGCAGGTTGCCGACTATGTCAAGAAGTTCAG GGATTCCTACTGGCCCAACGGTATTCTGGCTGAGACGCTGCCCCGTCGGGACAAAAGCATCCGCATGAGGACACGTGTAGCTGCCAAGACCAGCCTGCTGGGCATCATGCcag ACGAGTTGAAGCACATCATCGGAGCGGACACCACGAGAAAGGGCATACTGCGTGTCTTCGACATGTTTCAGTATCAGCCCATGAACCGTCGGCTCGTCTACGTTTTCCTGGAGGGCTTCCTGGAAACGATGTTCCCCCAGTACAAATTCCCCGAGCTCTTTGTGAAGCTGCACTCCCGCTCGCCGCGCATCCACAGATATAGCCAGAAACTCAAATCGTCCTCCCTCAAGAGGTGA
- the snx13 gene encoding sorting nexin-13 isoform X2, with amino-acid sequence MFAEASLSIWGWGGLGVVLFLITFGPFAIFYLAFYIFCFIGGGFAVTLLYGKINSEKHLEKCEHSYLPPTQIGILKTLDEMRLEMKPIKIDRRLTGSSFIDEPLQQVIQFALRDYIQYWYYTLSEDESFLLEIRQTLQNALVQFSTRSKEVDWQPYFTTRLVDDFATHLRVFRKAQDRLADREDKQRDITEELVDSFFEAEVEMERKICRDVVCTSHKDEEGFLRDLCELLLYLLLPPGDFHNKNMRYFLREVLARGVLLPLINQLSDPDYINQFVIWMIQDSSCNYEAFMNILKLTDKPAELDAVKDKVLEELQYLRSLDTAGDDINVIKNQINSLLFVKKVCETRIQRLQSGKEVDALKLAANFGKLCVIPLDHILIHNIALQFFMDFMQVAGAQAELFFWLTVEGYRVTAQQQLEAMQGWQKDGKKQPSATKGLLKAAALGVYEQYLSDKASPRVQVDEVSVTKLGEKLQKDDPTPEIFDEIQRNVYDMMLRDERYYPSFKQSPLYVRMLAELDMLKEPSYRGSDDGDGESFNGSPTGSINLSLDDLSNSCHDETMHLHAFISDTGVCNDHGKTYALYAITVFRRSQDGSEECWKTYRRYSDFHDFHMRITEQFENLASILKLPGKKTFNNMDRDFLEKRKKDLNAYLQLLLNPEMVKACPTLIPYVYDFLENKAYSKGKGEFARKIDTFVNPLRSSMRNVSNAVKALPDSLAEGMTKVSDNMGRMSERLGQDIKQSILKVPPLLPKSDIDPEHCRVSAQLDDNVDDNIPLRVMLLLMDEVFDLKEKNQWLRRNIKNLLQQLIRATYGDTINRKIVDHVDYMTSPEQVADYVKKFRDSYWPNGILAETLPRRDKSIRMRTRVAAKTSLLGIMPDELKHIIGADTTRKGILRVFDMFQYQPMNRRLVYVFLEGFLETMFPQYKFPELFVKLHSRSPRIHRYSQKLKSSSLKR; translated from the exons ATGTTTGCAGAG gccaGTCTATCCATCTGGGGATGGGGGGGTCTTGGAGTCGTGCTGTTCCTCATCACCTTTGGACCCTTTGCCATATTCTACCTGGCCTTTTATATCTTCTGCTTCATTGGAGG GGGATTTGCAGTCACTCTGCTGTATGGGAAGATCAACTCAGAGAAACACCTGGAAAAGTGCGAGCACTCTTACTTGCCACCCACCCAAATTGGTATACTGAAG ACATTGGATGAGATGAGGCTGGAGATGAAGCCTATAAAGATTGACAGGAGACTGACTGGCTCCAGTTTCATAGATGAACCACTAcaacag GTGATCCAGTTTGCTCTGAGAGACTACATCCAGTACTGGTACTACACTCTGAGCGAGGATGAATCCTTCTTACTGGAGATCAGACAGACGCTGCAGAATGCCCTCGTCCAGTTCTCTACACG GTCCAAAGAGGTGGACTGGCAGCCTTACTTCACTACTCGCCTGGTGGACGACTTTGCCACCCATTTACGTGTCTTTAGAAAAGCCCAGGATCGCCTCGCTGACAGAGAGGACAAGCAAA GGGACATAACAGAGGAGCTGGTGGACTCCTTCTTTGAGGCCGAGGTGGAGATGGAAAGGAAGATTTGTCGAGACGTCGTGTGCACTTCACACAAAGACGAGGAAG gTTTTCTTCGGGACTTGTGTGAGTTGCTTCTGTATCTGTTACTACCTCCTGGAGATTTCCACAACAAGAACATGAGATACTTCCTAAGG gagGTGCTGGCACGGGGTGTGCTGCTTCCTCTGATCAACCAGCTGAGCGACCCAGACTACATCAACCAGTTTGTCATCTGGATG aTACAGGACTCCAGCTGTAACTATGAAGCCTTCATGAACATCCTCAAGCTGACAGACAAGCCTGCTGAGCTGGACGCCGTCAAAGACAAGGTGCTCGAGGAGCTGCAGTACCTCCGCTCCCTGGACACTGCTGGAGATG aCATCAATGTGATCAAGAACCAAATTAACAGTCTTCTGTTTGTGAAGAAGGTGTGTGAGACCAGGATCCAGAGACTACAATCTGGCAAG GAGGTGGATGCTTTGAAGCTGGCAGCCAACTTTGGCAAGCTGTGTGTTATCCCACTGGATCACATCCTCATCCACAACATAGCCCTGCAATTCTTCATGG ACTTCATGCAGGTGGCCGGGGCCCAGGCCGAGCTGTTCTTCTGGCTCACGGTGGAGGGCTACAGGGTGACGGCTCAGCAGCAGTTGGAGGCCATGCAGGGCTGGCAGAAAGATGGCAAGAAGCAGCCTAGCGCCACAAAGGGGCTGTTGAAGGCTGCTGCGCTGGGGGTCTACGAGCAATACCTCTCTGACAAG GCGTCTCCCAGGGTGCAAGTGGACGAAGTGTCCGTAACGAAACTAGGGGAGAAGCTTCAGAAAGATGACCCAACACCAGAAATATTTGATGAAATCCAGAGAAAT GTGTATGACATGATGCTACGCGATGAGCGCTACTACCCCTCCTTCAAGCAGAGTCCTCTGTATGTCCGCATGCTAGCAGAGCTGGACATGTTGAAAGAGCCCAGCTACCGGGGGTCTGACGACGGTGATGGTGAATCCTTCAACGGCTCTCCCACAGGAAGCATAAACCTA TCTTTGGACGACTTGTCCAACTCCTGCCATGATGAAACTATGCACCTACATGCCTTCATCTCcgacacag GGGTTTGCAACGACCACGGTAAGACCTACGCGCTGTACGCCATCACTGTGTTCAGACGCAGTCAGGATGGCAGCGAGGAGTGCTGGAAGACGTATCGCCGCTACTCAGACTTCCACGACTTCCATATGAGGATCActgaacag TTTGAGAACCTGGCGTCGATCCTCAAGCTGCCAGGGAAAAAGACCTTCAACAACATGGACAGAGACTTcttggagaaaagaaaaaaagacctcAATGCTTACCTACAG TTGCTGCTGAACCCAGAGATGGTGAAGGCCTGTCCAACTCTGATCCCTTATGTCTATGACTTCCTAGAGAACAAGGCCTACAGCAAGGGCAAGGGAGAGTTTGCACGCAAG ATAGACACATTTGTAAATCCTCTGAGGAGCTCCATGAGAAACGTGTCCAACGCTGTGAAGGCCCTGCCAGACAGTCTGGCTGAGGGCATGACCAAGGTGTCTGATAACATGGGCCGCATGTCAGAAAGACTGGGCCAGGACATTAAACAGTCCATACTCAAG GTGCCTCCACTCCTCCCCAAGTCTGACATCGACCCTGAACACTGTCGAGTTTCTGCTCAGCTGGATGACAAC GTGGATGATAACATCCCGCTGAGggtaatgctgctgctgatggacgAGGTGTTTGACCTTAAGGAGAAAAACCAGTGGCTGCGCAGGAACATCAAgaacctgctgcagcagctcatcagGGCCACGTATGGAGACACTATCAACAG GAAAATTGTGGATCATGTGGATTACATGACCTCACCAGAGCAGGTTGCCGACTATGTCAAGAAGTTCAG GGATTCCTACTGGCCCAACGGTATTCTGGCTGAGACGCTGCCCCGTCGGGACAAAAGCATCCGCATGAGGACACGTGTAGCTGCCAAGACCAGCCTGCTGGGCATCATGCcag ACGAGTTGAAGCACATCATCGGAGCGGACACCACGAGAAAGGGCATACTGCGTGTCTTCGACATGTTTCAGTATCAGCCCATGAACCGTCGGCTCGTCTACGTTTTCCTGGAGGGCTTCCTGGAAACGATGTTCCCCCAGTACAAATTCCCCGAGCTCTTTGTGAAGCTGCACTCCCGCTCGCCGCGCATCCACAGATATAGCCAGAAACTCAAATCGTCCTCCCTCAAGAGGTGA